A genomic segment from uncultured Marinifilum sp. encodes:
- a CDS encoding vWA domain-containing protein: MVRNFTFIIILLSILFSKKVNALNKLNTEKEKTQILFIFDASQSMNGYWDKSKKIDIARKFLIRMVDSLECESNVDMALRVYGHQSVVPPQDCNDTKLEVPFHANNAGKIRQTLRFLVPKGTTPIAHSLELAANDFPQNKPGVRNVVILITDGVEACDGDPCAVSLQLQKAGIFLKPFIIGIGLDVNFKSSFECIGNYLQVEKEQKFGSALEYVISQVLNKTSTQVNLIDANGNPSETDVAMTFYNSTSGKVRYQFMHTLNAKGNPDTLYIDPLQNYDITIHTIPEIHRDSVSIIPGKHTKIGFDAPQGMLKIVSARTTLYKNLKILVKRSNEIINTQDVNKSIKYLTGKYDLEILTLPKIIISDVRIDQSKTSSIIIPQPGIATIFKPTTGPCSLFVERNGKLEWIYNVDEKTLRETITLQPGIYHVIFRNKNASLSQNSRKASFKIISGKSIPVRL; the protein is encoded by the coding sequence TTGGTACGCAATTTTACTTTCATTATTATTTTATTGAGCATATTATTCTCTAAAAAAGTTAATGCTCTAAATAAGCTGAACACTGAAAAAGAAAAAACTCAAATTCTTTTTATTTTCGACGCTTCTCAAAGTATGAATGGTTATTGGGATAAATCGAAAAAAATTGACATTGCCCGTAAGTTTTTAATTCGTATGGTTGATAGCCTTGAGTGTGAAAGTAATGTTGACATGGCTTTGCGGGTTTATGGTCATCAAAGTGTTGTTCCTCCACAAGATTGTAATGATACAAAATTAGAAGTACCTTTTCATGCGAATAATGCAGGTAAAATTCGACAAACATTAAGATTTCTTGTTCCGAAAGGTACTACACCAATTGCTCATTCTTTAGAACTTGCAGCCAATGATTTTCCTCAAAATAAACCAGGCGTTAGAAATGTAGTAATTCTAATTACCGATGGTGTTGAAGCTTGTGATGGAGATCCTTGCGCTGTATCTTTACAATTACAAAAAGCTGGTATTTTCTTAAAGCCCTTTATTATTGGTATTGGCTTAGATGTTAACTTTAAAAGCAGTTTCGAGTGTATAGGAAATTATTTACAAGTTGAAAAAGAACAAAAATTCGGAAGTGCACTCGAATATGTAATCTCACAGGTACTAAACAAAACATCAACTCAAGTAAATCTAATCGATGCCAACGGCAATCCATCCGAAACCGACGTTGCAATGACCTTTTACAATAGTACGTCGGGAAAAGTTAGATACCAGTTTATGCATACATTAAATGCTAAAGGTAATCCTGACACTTTATACATTGATCCTCTTCAAAACTACGACATTACGATTCATACTATACCAGAAATTCATCGCGACAGCGTATCAATAATTCCTGGAAAACATACTAAAATTGGATTCGATGCACCTCAGGGTATGCTAAAAATAGTATCGGCCCGAACTACATTATACAAAAATTTGAAAATTCTTGTAAAAAGATCCAATGAGATCATTAACACTCAGGATGTAAATAAAAGTATCAAATATTTAACTGGAAAATATGATTTGGAAATTCTTACTCTCCCAAAAATTATCATTTCGGATGTAAGAATTGATCAGAGCAAAACAAGCTCTATTATTATTCCACAACCAGGTATTGCTACAATTTTTAAACCTACAACTGGTCCTTGCAGTCTTTTTGTTGAACGCAACGGAAAATTAGAATGGATTTATAATGTAGATGAAAAAACCTTAAGAGAAACGATAACTCTGCAACCAGGTATTTATCATGTTATTTTTAGAAATAAAAATGCTTCTCTATCTCAAAACTCCCGCAAAGCAAGTTTTAAAATTATTTCTGGTAAATCAATTCCTGTTCGACTTTAA
- a CDS encoding DUF4870 domain-containing protein — MSQFATQNDERNWAMFCHLAAFSGVIIPFGHVIGPLIMWTMKKDDSELVNREGKKSLNFQISMSIYLFVSALLVFVGIGIILLMALGIISIIFVVMAIVKTLNGEDYQYPLTIEFIK, encoded by the coding sequence ATGAGTCAATTTGCAACACAAAACGATGAGAGAAACTGGGCAATGTTTTGTCACTTAGCAGCTTTTTCAGGTGTTATTATACCATTTGGTCATGTTATAGGTCCCTTAATTATGTGGACCATGAAAAAAGACGATTCAGAATTGGTTAATCGCGAAGGGAAAAAATCGCTTAATTTTCAAATATCAATGAGTATTTACTTATTTGTTTCGGCTTTATTAGTTTTTGTTGGCATAGGTATTATTTTGTTAATGGCACTTGGAATAATTAGTATTATTTTTGTTGTAATGGCCATTGTAAAAACTTTAAATGGTGAAGATTATCAGTATCCGCTTACAATAGAATTTATAAAATAG
- the hisS gene encoding histidine--tRNA ligase, producing MAQKPSIPKGTRDFSPVEMVKRNYIFDTIKDVFQLYGFMPIETPSMENLSTLMGKYGEEGDKLLFKVLNSGDFISKVRQEQLQERNSVKLTTKISEKGLRYDLTVPFARYVVQHRNEISFPFKRYQIQPVWRADRPQKGRYREFYQCDVDVIGSNSLLNEVELIQIVDEVYRRLQLNVIVKLNNRKILAGIAEIIGEAEKIVDITVAIDKLDKIGLDNVNKELVEKGISAKAIETLQPIILLAGTNSEKIAKLKELLASSEIGMKGIEELETVFSYLEKLGVKTEVELDLTLARGLNYYTGAIFEVKSKDMEFGSITGGGRYDDLTGIFGLKDVSGVGISFGADRIYDVLEQMDKFPKETAATTKVLFINFGEKEELFCLPILAKLRANGVNAEIYPASQKMKKQMTYANNKNIPFVIMVGESEIQEGKLSLKDMDSGEQTKLTPEELIEKLG from the coding sequence ATGGCTCAAAAACCGTCTATTCCTAAAGGAACGAGAGATTTTTCACCAGTTGAAATGGTGAAGAGAAATTACATTTTTGATACAATTAAAGATGTATTTCAACTTTACGGATTTATGCCGATTGAAACTCCTTCGATGGAAAATCTTTCGACTCTAATGGGAAAATATGGAGAAGAAGGTGATAAATTACTTTTTAAAGTATTGAATTCGGGAGATTTTATCTCTAAAGTACGCCAGGAACAATTACAGGAAAGAAACTCTGTAAAATTAACCACAAAGATTAGTGAAAAAGGATTGCGTTACGATTTAACAGTTCCGTTTGCTCGATATGTAGTTCAACATCGTAACGAAATTAGTTTTCCTTTTAAAAGATATCAGATACAACCTGTTTGGAGAGCCGACAGACCACAAAAAGGTCGATATCGTGAGTTTTATCAGTGCGATGTTGATGTAATTGGAAGCAATTCTCTTTTAAACGAAGTAGAATTAATTCAGATTGTTGATGAAGTATACAGAAGATTACAATTGAATGTAATTGTGAAGTTGAATAACCGTAAAATTTTAGCCGGAATTGCTGAAATTATTGGTGAAGCAGAGAAAATTGTAGACATTACTGTAGCTATTGATAAATTAGATAAAATTGGCTTAGATAATGTGAATAAAGAATTGGTTGAGAAAGGAATATCAGCGAAAGCAATTGAAACTTTGCAACCAATAATTTTATTAGCAGGAACCAATAGCGAAAAAATAGCTAAGCTTAAAGAATTATTAGCTAGCTCTGAAATTGGAATGAAAGGAATTGAGGAACTGGAAACTGTTTTCTCTTACCTTGAAAAATTAGGTGTTAAAACCGAAGTAGAGTTAGATTTGACTCTTGCCAGAGGATTAAATTATTATACTGGAGCTATATTCGAAGTAAAATCTAAGGATATGGAGTTTGGAAGTATTACCGGAGGTGGTCGTTACGACGATTTAACTGGTATTTTTGGATTGAAAGATGTTTCGGGAGTTGGTATCTCATTTGGCGCAGATCGTATTTACGATGTATTAGAGCAAATGGATAAGTTTCCAAAAGAAACAGCGGCAACAACAAAAGTTTTATTTATCAATTTTGGAGAAAAAGAAGAATTATTCTGTTTGCCAATTCTTGCAAAGTTGAGAGCAAATGGTGTTAATGCTGAAATATATCCTGCTTCTCAGAAAATGAAGAAGCAAATGACTTACGCTAATAATAAAAATATACCTTTTGTAATTATGGTAGGTGAAAGTGAAATACAGGAAGGCAAACTTAGTTTAAAAGATATGGATTCGGGAGAACAAACAAAGTTAACTCCTGAAGAATTAATAGAGAAATTAGGCTAA
- a CDS encoding sigma-70 family RNA polymerase sigma factor, with translation MNNISDEEILTLFQDKKTRSKAFSLLVKKYQERLYWQIRKIVMSHDDTDDVLQNTFIKIWKGLQNFRSDAKLFTWMYRIATNESLTFLADKQKKHFAYANGEVEDLLLANLEADEYFDGDQAQLELQKAILKLPEKQRLVFNMKYFDELKYDQISEILETSVGALKASYHHAVKKIESLLSLNEV, from the coding sequence ATGAACAACATATCTGACGAAGAAATATTAACACTTTTTCAGGATAAAAAAACCAGAAGCAAAGCCTTTTCCCTGTTAGTTAAAAAATATCAGGAACGACTTTACTGGCAAATTCGGAAAATTGTAATGTCGCATGATGATACAGATGATGTTTTGCAAAATACTTTCATAAAAATATGGAAAGGCTTGCAAAATTTTAGGTCGGATGCAAAGCTTTTTACCTGGATGTATAGAATTGCTACTAATGAATCTTTAACTTTTCTAGCAGACAAGCAAAAGAAACATTTTGCTTACGCCAATGGTGAAGTTGAAGATCTGTTACTAGCAAATTTAGAAGCCGATGAATATTTCGATGGAGATCAGGCTCAATTAGAATTACAAAAGGCAATTCTAAAATTACCAGAAAAACAACGTCTGGTTTTTAATATGAAGTATTTCGACGAACTAAAATATGATCAAATATCAGAAATATTGGAAACATCGGTTGGAGCTCTAAAAGCTTCTTACCATCATGCAGTAAAAAAAATTGAATCTCTTTTAAGTTTAAACGAAGTTTAA
- a CDS encoding DUF4412 domain-containing protein codes for MNKSVLYTVFSVFCLLIFWLLFSEPSGLIVKIRINKNSKEFSNVYYLKKDKFKVVTGNKVIIFSEENLCLADIKKKKYWKGSRKEFNQLLFEIRLISTTSNMLSKRSFQKQLNTNQKKDLKSNGREYYSGKTDESEGIEIQSSPNFKSIAGYACREFLLVRDNIVVEQVWIAENLKNYLNYDLNLDLYRDYMESLLHHTDSKLYDHLELFMEVVENGFPMEITMYGDGKTTNTKVENLIKKKLDDSVFTISDDFEYTEIKKLLQ; via the coding sequence ATGAATAAATCAGTATTGTATACTGTGTTTTCGGTATTTTGTTTGCTTATTTTTTGGCTTTTATTTTCCGAGCCCAGCGGATTAATTGTGAAAATTCGTATTAATAAAAATTCTAAAGAATTTAGTAATGTATATTATCTCAAAAAAGATAAGTTTAAAGTTGTTACAGGAAATAAGGTAATTATTTTTTCGGAAGAAAATTTATGTCTTGCTGATATTAAAAAGAAAAAATATTGGAAAGGAAGCAGAAAAGAATTTAATCAATTATTATTCGAAATTCGATTAATTTCGACTACTAGTAATATGTTATCAAAAAGAAGTTTTCAGAAGCAATTAAATACAAATCAGAAAAAAGATTTGAAAAGTAATGGTCGAGAATATTATAGTGGAAAGACTGATGAGAGTGAGGGGATAGAAATTCAATCAAGCCCAAATTTTAAATCAATTGCTGGTTATGCATGTCGTGAGTTTTTACTTGTTCGAGATAATATTGTAGTTGAACAGGTTTGGATAGCAGAGAATTTGAAAAATTATTTGAATTATGATTTAAATTTAGACTTGTACAGAGATTATATGGAGAGTTTACTTCATCATACCGATTCTAAATTATATGATCATCTTGAATTATTTATGGAAGTGGTTGAAAATGGTTTTCCAATGGAGATTACGATGTATGGCGATGGAAAGACAACAAATACAAAAGTAGAAAATCTTATTAAAAAGAAACTTGATGATTCTGTTTTTACAATTTCGGACGATTTTGAATATACAGAAATTAAAAAACTGCTACAATAA
- a CDS encoding transglutaminase domain-containing protein: MSKHLILISVLFLFIIKYSEAQTPIFKKYRTIDQHVKKTPDNVCNNLIDLHAYLVSGANSKEEEIRAFYFWIINNIEYKDCIELKYDDRLLFYMGSNNCTSPACVLRKKQAVCEGFSRLFQFFCKHSGYECYSISGYISKNGALQDRATHSWNVVKINGKWRFFDLSWSNAILHYYGIKSKTNKFFMVEPEEFVLTHLAIIPMWQFLKTPVSIQHFNGGEQEIKKYLSQSKINYNYTDSLKYFNSLTNKKKRLKTAAEILKTNPRNKFNLAIEYYRYSRIVLHQIDKIGPLEYYNLINAEEKLNKAILLFKSSTDLSSKIMQLNANDNLIKIQKLINSESSNFIYLK; encoded by the coding sequence ATGTCAAAACATCTCATTCTCATATCTGTTTTATTTCTTTTTATTATAAAATATTCGGAAGCTCAAACTCCTATTTTTAAAAAATACAGAACAATAGATCAACATGTAAAAAAAACTCCTGATAATGTATGCAATAATTTAATCGATTTACATGCCTACTTGGTTTCCGGAGCAAATTCTAAAGAAGAAGAAATACGAGCTTTCTATTTTTGGATTATTAATAATATAGAATACAAAGATTGTATAGAATTAAAATACGATGACAGATTATTATTTTATATGGGATCGAATAATTGCACTTCTCCTGCATGTGTTCTTAGAAAAAAACAGGCCGTATGCGAAGGTTTTTCGCGCTTATTCCAATTTTTTTGTAAACATTCTGGATACGAATGCTATTCTATTAGCGGTTATATTTCTAAAAATGGTGCACTGCAAGATAGAGCTACTCATTCCTGGAATGTTGTTAAAATAAATGGCAAATGGCGTTTTTTTGATTTAAGTTGGTCTAATGCAATTCTACATTATTATGGTATTAAATCGAAAACCAATAAATTTTTTATGGTTGAACCAGAAGAATTTGTGCTAACACATTTAGCAATAATTCCAATGTGGCAATTTTTAAAAACACCAGTTAGTATTCAGCATTTTAATGGTGGAGAACAAGAAATTAAAAAATACCTAAGTCAAAGTAAAATCAATTATAATTACACTGATAGCCTAAAATATTTTAACTCTTTAACAAACAAAAAAAAGAGGCTAAAAACAGCCGCTGAAATACTAAAAACTAACCCCAGAAATAAATTTAACCTTGCCATTGAATATTATCGATACTCAAGAATTGTATTACATCAAATAGATAAGATTGGTCCATTAGAATATTATAATCTTATTAATGCCGAAGAAAAATTGAACAAAGCAATTCTCTTATTTAAATCGTCGACCGATCTTTCCTCAAAAATAATGCAATTAAATGCAAATGATAATCTTATAAAGATTCAAAAACTCATTAATTCTGAAAGTTCCAATTTTATCTATTTAAAATGA
- the hutH gene encoding histidine ammonia-lyase encodes MANMHFISPEKLTFERIEEILENKYKLGLSDESKALIQRSKDYLDETIAKATKPIYGITTGFGSLCKISISEEDLSQLQSNLVMSHACSIGNVIPKDIIRLMLLLKAHALSMGKSGVQLATVERIIDMYNMDVLPVVRDLGSLGASGDLAPLANLFLPLFGEGEVIYDDEMRPSKEVLSELGWEPIALGAKEGLALLNGTQFMSSHAVYTLLKAFQLVKYADIIGSISLEGYDGRIDPFLAPIHEARPHNGQIETARNIRTLLEGSEFITNEKKNVQDPYSFRCMPQVHGASKDAINYVAGVVETEINSVTDNPTIFVDEDMILSGGNFHGQPLALSLDFLAIAMAELGSISERRTYRLISGDRDNPEFLVANSGLNSGFMIPQYAAASIVSQNKQLCTPCSVDSIPSSNEQEDHVSMGGNAATKTLKVAENVERILAIELMNAAQAVDLRRPGKSSPFIEDFLSQFREVVTFNEHDRVMYKDIESAIEFLKAGRFVGEAAII; translated from the coding sequence ATGGCTAACATGCATTTTATTTCTCCGGAAAAATTAACATTCGAGAGAATTGAAGAAATTTTAGAGAATAAATACAAATTAGGATTATCTGATGAGTCGAAAGCTTTAATTCAAAGATCGAAAGATTATTTGGATGAAACTATCGCAAAAGCAACTAAACCAATTTATGGTATAACCACTGGTTTTGGCTCACTTTGTAAAATATCAATATCAGAAGAGGATTTAAGTCAGCTGCAAAGCAATTTGGTAATGTCTCATGCTTGCAGTATTGGTAATGTTATCCCTAAAGATATAATTAGATTAATGTTGCTTTTAAAAGCTCATGCATTGTCGATGGGAAAATCGGGCGTTCAATTGGCAACCGTTGAGCGTATTATTGATATGTACAATATGGATGTATTACCTGTTGTACGTGATTTAGGATCTTTGGGTGCTTCGGGCGATTTGGCCCCATTAGCAAACTTGTTTTTGCCTTTATTTGGTGAAGGTGAGGTTATTTACGATGACGAAATGCGTCCGTCTAAAGAAGTGTTATCCGAATTAGGATGGGAACCAATTGCATTAGGTGCAAAAGAAGGATTGGCTTTGTTAAATGGAACACAATTTATGAGTTCTCATGCTGTTTATACATTGCTAAAAGCATTTCAGCTGGTAAAATATGCCGATATTATTGGTAGTATTTCATTAGAGGGCTACGATGGAAGAATAGATCCTTTTCTGGCTCCGATTCACGAAGCTCGACCTCATAACGGACAAATTGAAACTGCACGTAATATCCGAACACTTCTCGAAGGAAGTGAGTTTATTACTAATGAAAAGAAAAATGTTCAAGATCCTTACTCATTTCGTTGTATGCCTCAAGTACATGGAGCTTCGAAAGATGCGATTAACTATGTAGCAGGTGTTGTGGAAACCGAAATTAATTCGGTTACCGATAATCCAACGATTTTTGTCGATGAGGATATGATTCTTTCAGGAGGTAATTTTCATGGTCAACCATTGGCTTTAAGTCTCGATTTCTTAGCTATTGCAATGGCCGAATTGGGAAGTATTTCGGAGCGTAGAACTTACAGATTAATTTCGGGCGATCGCGATAATCCAGAATTTTTGGTTGCAAATTCGGGTTTAAATTCAGGGTTTATGATTCCTCAATATGCTGCAGCTTCAATTGTTAGTCAAAACAAGCAATTGTGTACACCTTGCTCTGTTGATTCTATTCCTTCTTCGAACGAGCAGGAAGATCATGTAAGTATGGGTGGTAATGCGGCTACCAAAACATTGAAAGTTGCAGAGAATGTAGAGCGTATTTTGGCCATTGAGTTGATGAATGCAGCTCAGGCAGTTGATTTACGTCGTCCGGGAAAATCATCTCCATTTATTGAAGATTTCTTATCTCAGTTTCGCGAAGTAGTTACTTTTAACGAGCACGATCGTGTAATGTACAAGGATATTGAATCGGCAATAGAATTTTTAAAAGCAGGAAGATTTGTAGGTGAAGCAGCAATTATCTAA
- the ettA gene encoding energy-dependent translational throttle protein EttA, translating to MSDDKKIIFSMDRVSKTFSSQKKVLNNINLSFFYGAKIGIIGLNGSGKSTLLKIIAGLESSYDGHVVWSKEHNIGYLAQEPILDDTKTVKEIVQEGVQDIVDTLNAYEAVNLKFGDPEVLEDPDKMQAVMDEQAELQEKIDHYDAWNLDTKLERAMDALRCPDGETNVKHLSGGERRRVALCRLLLQEPDILLLDEPTNHLDAESIDWLEQHLAQYKGTVISITHDRYFLDNVAGWILELDRGEGIPWKGNYSSWLDQKTQRMQMEEKSASKRRKTLERELEWVRMAPKARQAKNKARLNAYDTMMNEDLKQKEEKLEIFIPNGPRLGNKVIQVKEVSKAFGQKLLFDDLEFELPPAGIVGVIGPNGAGKTTLFRMIMDLEQPDKGTFEVGDTVKVGYVDQQHADIDPEKSVYEVISGGGDLINVGGRTVNARAYVGRFNFTGADQEKKCGVLSGGERNRLHLALTLKEEANVLLLDEPTNDIDVNTLRALEEGLESFAGCAVVISHDRWFLDRIATHILAFEGNSHVQFFEGGYSDYEINRKKRMGDEGPKRIRYKKLIAD from the coding sequence TATTGGTTTAAATGGTTCAGGTAAATCTACTTTGTTAAAAATTATTGCCGGATTGGAAAGTTCCTACGACGGACATGTAGTTTGGTCGAAGGAGCATAATATTGGTTATTTGGCCCAGGAACCAATTTTAGATGATACTAAAACAGTTAAAGAGATTGTACAAGAAGGTGTACAGGATATTGTAGATACCTTAAACGCTTACGAAGCTGTTAATCTAAAATTTGGGGACCCTGAGGTTCTTGAAGATCCTGATAAAATGCAAGCCGTAATGGATGAGCAAGCGGAACTTCAGGAGAAAATTGATCATTATGATGCTTGGAATTTAGATACTAAGCTCGAAAGAGCTATGGATGCGTTACGTTGTCCTGATGGAGAAACGAATGTAAAGCATTTATCAGGTGGGGAGAGAAGACGAGTAGCACTTTGCCGTTTGCTATTACAGGAACCAGATATTTTACTTCTCGATGAACCTACTAACCATCTCGATGCAGAATCTATTGATTGGTTAGAACAACATTTAGCACAATATAAGGGAACAGTTATTAGTATTACTCACGATAGATATTTTCTTGATAATGTTGCAGGTTGGATTTTAGAGTTAGATAGAGGAGAAGGAATTCCATGGAAAGGTAATTATAGCTCCTGGCTTGATCAGAAGACTCAACGCATGCAAATGGAAGAGAAATCAGCCAGTAAGCGACGCAAAACTCTCGAGCGAGAATTAGAATGGGTTCGTATGGCACCTAAAGCCCGTCAGGCAAAAAATAAAGCCCGTTTGAATGCTTACGATACCATGATGAATGAAGATCTTAAGCAAAAAGAAGAGAAACTTGAAATTTTTATTCCGAACGGACCCCGTTTAGGAAATAAAGTGATACAGGTTAAGGAAGTTTCGAAAGCATTTGGACAGAAATTATTATTCGACGATTTAGAATTTGAATTGCCTCCAGCTGGTATTGTTGGGGTTATTGGTCCTAACGGCGCTGGTAAAACTACTCTCTTTCGTATGATTATGGACCTAGAACAACCTGATAAGGGGACTTTTGAGGTTGGTGATACCGTAAAAGTAGGTTACGTTGATCAACAGCATGCTGATATCGATCCAGAAAAATCGGTTTATGAAGTAATTTCTGGTGGGGGCGATTTAATTAATGTTGGTGGACGTACGGTAAATGCGCGTGCTTATGTTGGACGATTTAATTTTACCGGAGCCGATCAGGAAAAGAAATGTGGCGTATTATCGGGTGGAGAAAGAAATAGATTACATCTGGCTCTTACTTTAAAAGAAGAGGCAAACGTTCTTCTTCTCGATGAGCCTACCAATGATATTGATGTAAATACCCTTCGTGCGCTTGAAGAAGGTTTGGAGAGTTTTGCGGGTTGTGCGGTTGTTATTTCGCACGATCGTTGGTTTCTGGATAGAATTGCTACACATATACTCGCATTTGAGGGAAATTCGCATGTTCAGTTTTTCGAAGGTGGATATAGCGATTATGAAATTAACAGAAAGAAACGTATGGGAGATGAAGGGCCTAAGCGTATTAGGTATAAAAAATTAATTGCAGACTAA
- a CDS encoding transketolase: protein MDLKEMNNQADLTVTDKASNNIRILAAAMVEKAKSGHPGGAMGGADFVNVLYSEFLNFDPTDMNWINRDRFFLDPGHMSPMLYSILSLTGNYSMDELANFRQWGSPTPGHPEVDFARGVENTSGPLGQGHTMAVGAAIAERFLAARFGEWMSHKTYTFISDGGIQEEIAQGAGRIAGTLGLSNLIMFYDSNNIQLSTKVEEVTVEDTAKKYEAWGWNVISINGNNASEIREALVLANKETERPTIIIGKTLMGKGAVTAEGKSFENMVSTHGQPLGAAGASLDKTIENLGGNPENPFQIFPEVKEYYNEILKKKTEYAAAKKAEQAEWAKANPELAAKLEKFFSGNAPEIDYSAIVQTSGAATRGASAAVLAELALKAENMIVSSADLSNSDKTDGFLKNTKALKKGDFSGAFLQAGVAELTMAAICNGIALHGGLYAACGTFFVFSDYMKPAVRLSALMQVPVKYIWTHDAFRVGEDGPTHQPIEQEAQIRLLEQLKNHSGQMSLLALRPADADEATVAWQMAMENTKTPTALILSRQNIKELPSNGNRYEEALQAKKGAYIVEKPESTPDIVLLASGSEVSTLVAGAEILRDKKGLKVQIVSVPSEGLFRTQSAEYQNEVIPAGIPVLGLTAGLPVTLQGLVGANGKAVGLDHFGYSAPAGVLDDKFGYTAENVVKEVEALLQK from the coding sequence ATGGATCTAAAAGAAATGAACAACCAAGCGGATCTGACAGTAACTGACAAGGCATCGAATAATATTCGTATACTTGCTGCTGCAATGGTAGAAAAAGCAAAATCGGGTCATCCAGGCGGTGCAATGGGCGGTGCTGATTTTGTAAACGTACTTTATTCTGAATTTTTAAATTTCGACCCTACGGACATGAACTGGATTAATCGCGATAGATTTTTCCTTGACCCAGGTCACATGTCACCAATGCTATACTCTATTCTTTCACTAACAGGAAATTATAGCATGGACGAACTAGCAAATTTCAGACAGTGGGGATCTCCAACTCCAGGACACCCTGAAGTCGATTTTGCAAGAGGCGTGGAAAACACTTCTGGTCCACTAGGACAAGGACACACAATGGCTGTAGGTGCTGCAATTGCAGAACGATTTTTGGCAGCTCGTTTCGGCGAATGGATGTCTCATAAAACATATACTTTCATTTCCGATGGAGGTATTCAGGAAGAAATAGCACAAGGTGCTGGTAGAATTGCAGGAACCTTAGGATTGAGTAACCTAATTATGTTCTACGATTCTAACAACATTCAGCTTTCTACTAAAGTTGAAGAAGTTACTGTAGAAGATACTGCAAAAAAATACGAAGCATGGGGTTGGAATGTAATTTCAATCAATGGTAACAATGCATCTGAAATTAGAGAAGCATTAGTATTAGCCAACAAAGAAACAGAACGCCCAACTATTATTATTGGAAAAACATTAATGGGGAAAGGTGCTGTTACTGCAGAAGGTAAAAGCTTCGAAAACATGGTTTCAACTCATGGTCAACCTCTTGGTGCTGCCGGAGCTTCTCTTGATAAAACAATTGAAAATTTAGGCGGAAACCCTGAAAATCCTTTCCAGATTTTCCCTGAAGTAAAAGAATACTATAACGAAATTCTTAAAAAGAAAACAGAATATGCTGCTGCTAAAAAAGCTGAACAAGCCGAATGGGCAAAAGCAAATCCTGAATTAGCTGCTAAATTAGAGAAATTCTTTAGTGGTAATGCTCCTGAAATTGATTACTCTGCCATTGTTCAGACTTCGGGCGCTGCTACTCGTGGTGCTTCTGCTGCTGTACTAGCCGAGTTAGCTCTTAAGGCCGAAAATATGATTGTTTCATCGGCTGACTTAAGTAATTCTGATAAAACAGATGGATTCTTAAAAAATACCAAAGCCTTGAAAAAAGGCGATTTCTCTGGAGCATTCCTTCAGGCTGGAGTTGCTGAATTAACAATGGCTGCAATATGTAATGGTATTGCTCTTCATGGTGGATTATATGCTGCCTGCGGAACTTTCTTTGTATTCTCTGATTACATGAAACCTGCAGTTCGTTTGTCGGCTTTAATGCAGGTTCCTGTAAAATATATATGGACTCACGATGCATTCCGCGTTGGTGAAGATGGACCTACTCATCAGCCAATTGAGCAAGAAGCACAAATTCGTTTGCTAGAGCAATTGAAAAACCACTCCGGACAAATGAGTTTATTAGCTCTTCGTCCTGCTGATGCCGATGAAGCTACTGTTGCTTGGCAAATGGCTATGGAGAACACAAAAACCCCAACTGCTTTAATCTTATCTCGTCAAAATATTAAAGAACTTCCTTCAAACGGAAATCGTTACGAAGAAGCTCTTCAGGCTAAAAAAGGTGCTTATATAGTTGAAAAACCTGAATCGACTCCTGATATCGTTTTATTGGCTAGTGGATCTGAAGTTTCTACTTTGGTAGCTGGTGCTGAAATTTTACGTGATAAAAAAGGATTGAAAGTACAAATTGTTTCTGTTCCTTCCGAAGGTTTATTCAGAACTCAATCTGCCGAATATCAAAACGAAGTAATTCCTGCTGGTATTCCTGTATTAGGATTAACTGCCGGATTACCTGTAACTCTTCAAGGATTGGTTGGTGCTAATGGTAAAGCCGTTGGATTAGATCATTTCGGATATTCTGCTCCTGCAGGAGTTCTTGATGATAAATTTGGTTATACAGCTGAAAATGTTGTAAAAGAAGTAGAAGCATTACTTCAAAAATAA